The following coding sequences are from one Streptomyces sp. NBC_00536 window:
- a CDS encoding esterase/lipase family protein, translated as MLPWRRRLLRPLAVLALAAAALVPTGSAQAASAPHSGWNDWSCKPSATHPRPVVLVHGTFGNSVDNWLGFAPYLVNRGYCVYSLDYGQLPGVPLFNGLGPIDKSAGQLDVFVDKVLASTGAAKTDIVGHSQGGMMPNYYLKFLGGAAKTNALVGIAPDNHGTTLLGLTRLLPYFPGAGDLLNSATPGLADQIAGSPFITKLNAGGDTVPGVKYTVITSRFDEVVTPYRSQFLDGPNVHNVLLQDLCGLDLSEHVAIALTDRIAWHEAANALDPQNARQTTCASVFD; from the coding sequence ATGCTGCCCTGGAGACGACGCCTGCTCCGCCCGCTGGCCGTCCTCGCCCTCGCCGCCGCGGCCCTGGTGCCCACCGGGTCCGCGCAAGCGGCCTCCGCCCCCCACAGTGGATGGAACGACTGGTCCTGCAAGCCCTCCGCCACGCACCCGCGGCCCGTGGTCCTGGTCCACGGAACCTTCGGCAACTCCGTCGACAACTGGCTCGGGTTCGCCCCGTACCTCGTGAACCGCGGGTACTGCGTCTACTCCCTCGACTACGGCCAGCTGCCCGGCGTACCCCTCTTCAACGGACTCGGCCCGATCGACAAGTCCGCCGGTCAGCTCGACGTCTTCGTCGACAAGGTGCTCGCCTCCACCGGAGCCGCCAAGACCGACATCGTCGGGCACTCGCAGGGCGGCATGATGCCGAACTACTACCTGAAGTTCCTCGGCGGCGCGGCCAAGACCAACGCGCTGGTCGGGATCGCTCCCGACAACCACGGGACCACCCTGCTCGGACTCACCAGACTGCTGCCCTACTTCCCGGGCGCCGGGGACCTGCTCAACTCGGCGACCCCGGGGCTGGCCGACCAGATCGCGGGCTCGCCGTTCATCACCAAGCTGAACGCGGGCGGCGACACCGTGCCGGGGGTGAAGTACACCGTCATCACGAGCCGGTTCGACGAGGTGGTCACCCCGTACCGCAGCCAGTTCCTCGACGGGCCGAACGTACACAACGTGCTGCTCCAGGACCTGTGCGGGCTCGACCTCTCCGAGCACGTCGCGATCGCCCTGACCGACCGGATCGCCTGGCACGAGGCGGCCAACGCGCTCGACCCGCAGAACGCGCGGCAGACCACCTGCGCGTCGGTCTTCGACTGA
- a CDS encoding CaiB/BaiF CoA transferase family protein, giving the protein MNSAPTPTPAPLPASAPLPLPLDGITVVAVEQAVSAPFATRQLADLGARVIKVERPDGGDFARGYDTAAHGLASHFVWANRGKESIALDLKDPRGREALHGLLADADVFVQNLAQGAAARLGLDAAALCARYPRLVAVDISGYGAQGPYAHKRAYDMLVQCEAGLVSVTGTAGRPVKAGIPAADIAAAMYAFSGVLAALLRRGTTGRGGPVEVSMLDALAEWMGHPLNLTLHGGEEPARTGLAHAVIAPYDAYPTADGDRVLLSVQNDREWRRLAEQVLERPELADDPAYATNAARTANREKTDAVVAEALGRSGAAEALARLEAAGIACARLNSVAQLAGHPQLAARDRWREIGSPAGPLRALLPPIGLPGGAEPRMGAVPALGEHTDALLRALGMTDAQITALRRDGVIA; this is encoded by the coding sequence ATGAACTCCGCGCCCACACCCACACCCGCGCCCCTGCCGGCATCCGCTCCCCTCCCCCTCCCCCTCGACGGGATCACCGTCGTCGCCGTCGAGCAGGCCGTCTCCGCGCCCTTCGCCACCCGGCAGCTCGCCGACCTCGGGGCCCGGGTGATCAAGGTCGAGCGGCCCGACGGCGGGGACTTCGCGCGCGGGTACGACACCGCCGCGCACGGGCTGGCCTCGCATTTCGTGTGGGCCAACCGCGGCAAGGAGTCCATCGCCCTCGACCTGAAGGACCCGCGCGGCCGGGAGGCCCTGCACGGGCTGCTGGCCGACGCGGACGTCTTCGTGCAGAACCTCGCCCAGGGGGCCGCGGCCCGGCTCGGGCTGGACGCCGCCGCGCTGTGCGCGCGCTACCCGCGGCTGGTCGCCGTGGACATCTCGGGTTACGGCGCGCAGGGACCGTACGCGCACAAGCGGGCCTACGACATGCTCGTGCAGTGCGAGGCGGGCCTGGTCTCGGTGACCGGCACCGCCGGCCGGCCGGTCAAGGCGGGCATCCCGGCCGCCGACATCGCGGCGGCCATGTACGCCTTCTCCGGGGTCCTCGCGGCCCTGCTGCGGCGTGGCACCACCGGGCGCGGGGGTCCGGTCGAGGTCTCGATGCTGGACGCGCTCGCCGAGTGGATGGGCCACCCGCTGAACCTGACCCTGCACGGCGGCGAGGAGCCCGCCCGGACCGGTCTGGCGCATGCCGTGATCGCGCCCTACGACGCCTATCCGACGGCCGACGGGGACCGGGTCCTGCTGTCGGTGCAGAACGACCGCGAGTGGCGGCGGCTCGCCGAACAGGTCCTGGAGCGGCCCGAGTTGGCTGATGACCCGGCGTACGCGACGAACGCGGCGCGCACCGCGAACCGGGAGAAGACCGACGCGGTGGTCGCCGAGGCGCTGGGCCGGTCCGGGGCGGCCGAGGCGCTCGCGCGGCTGGAGGCGGCCGGGATCGCCTGCGCGCGGCTGAATTCGGTGGCCCAGCTCGCCGGGCATCCCCAGCTGGCGGCCCGGGACCGCTGGCGGGAGATCGGTTCACCGGCGGGTCCGCTGCGGGCACTGCTGCCGCCGATCGGACTGCCGGGTGGCGCGGAACCGCGGATGGGTGCGGTTCCCGCGCTCGGCGAGCACACCGACGCCTTGCTGCGCGCCCTGGGGATGACGGACGCGCAGATCACGGCACTGCGCCGGGACGGTGTGATCGCCTGA
- a CDS encoding DUF5925 domain-containing protein — translation MGAMPANPHDALPIRLNVDDSDSPSDVVDALFLGRFASGEQPYSHSVSIERVKAGATLVPPAATVLRSARDSDRSATLAEGEGWTMLVSRWSRGADVTVTAVSDDLAASVLGEATEGVQDEPEPQPENVTMGFWYVSPRRGPYRTTRQIAAGTWPEVRPNYTAPVAGALDRLMKVTPDDIAGRLLLLHGPPGTGKTSALRTLARSWRDWCQVDCVLDPERLFNDVGYLMDIAIGEDEGTAKGRWRLLLLEDCDELIRGEARHTAGQALSRLLNLTDGLLGQGRNVLVGVTTNEDLERLHPAVVRPGRCLARIEVDRLTHREAVDWLGTDEGVPREGATLAELFALRRGAGPASLLPPQGHGADAGLYL, via the coding sequence ATGGGCGCCATGCCAGCCAACCCTCATGACGCGCTGCCGATCCGGCTCAACGTCGACGACAGCGACTCCCCGTCGGACGTCGTCGACGCACTGTTCCTCGGCCGGTTCGCGTCGGGCGAGCAGCCGTACTCGCACAGCGTCTCCATCGAGCGGGTGAAGGCGGGGGCCACCCTGGTCCCGCCCGCGGCCACCGTGCTGCGCTCGGCCCGCGACTCCGACCGAAGTGCCACCCTCGCCGAGGGCGAGGGGTGGACCATGCTCGTCTCGCGCTGGAGCCGGGGCGCGGACGTCACCGTGACCGCGGTCAGCGACGACCTGGCCGCCAGCGTGCTCGGCGAGGCCACCGAGGGCGTCCAGGACGAGCCCGAACCGCAGCCCGAGAACGTCACCATGGGGTTCTGGTACGTCTCCCCGCGCCGCGGCCCGTACCGCACGACCCGGCAGATCGCCGCCGGCACCTGGCCCGAGGTGCGGCCCAACTACACGGCGCCGGTGGCCGGGGCGCTGGACCGGCTGATGAAGGTGACCCCGGACGACATCGCGGGGCGGCTGCTGCTGCTCCACGGGCCGCCCGGGACCGGCAAGACCTCCGCGCTGCGCACGCTCGCCCGGTCCTGGCGCGACTGGTGCCAGGTGGACTGCGTCCTGGACCCCGAGCGGCTGTTCAACGACGTCGGCTATCTGATGGACATCGCCATCGGCGAGGACGAGGGCACGGCCAAGGGCCGCTGGCGGCTGCTGCTGCTGGAGGACTGCGACGAGCTGATCCGCGGCGAGGCCCGGCACACCGCCGGGCAGGCGCTGTCCCGGCTGCTGAACCTGACGGACGGTCTGCTGGGCCAGGGCCGCAACGTGCTGGTCGGGGTCACCACCAACGAGGACCTGGAGCGGCTGCACCCCGCCGTGGTCCGGCCCGGGCGCTGCCTGGCCCGGATCGAGGTCGACCGGCTGACGCACCGGGAGGCCGTCGACTGGCTCGGCACGGACGAGGGGGTGCCGCGCGAAGGGGCGACCCTGGCCGAGCTGTTCGCGCTCCGGCGCGGCGCGGGCCCGGCGTCCCTGCTGCCGCCCCAGGGGCACGGGGCGGACGCGGGGCTGTACCTCTAG
- a CDS encoding SGNH/GDSL hydrolase family protein — MRLSRFAALTSSLLLAAGAALFGAGQASAAQADFGYVALGDSYSSGVGSGNYDSSSGDCKRTSRAYPALWAAAHTPQSFAFTACSGARTDDVLANQLAPLNTGTDLVSLTVGGNDAGFSDVMTTCVLQSDSSCINRVNQAKAYVDSTLPGKLDSVYNAVGSRAPNAHVVIIGYPRFYKLGGSCIAGLSEAKRSAIDGAADYLNAALAKRAANHGFTFASVTSAFTGHEICSGNEWLHSLNWANIGESYHPTATGQSSGYLPVFTNAA; from the coding sequence ATGAGATTGTCACGGTTTGCCGCTTTAACCTCGTCACTCCTCCTCGCCGCGGGCGCCGCGCTGTTCGGCGCCGGACAGGCCTCCGCCGCCCAGGCGGACTTCGGCTACGTCGCGCTCGGGGACTCGTACTCCTCCGGTGTCGGATCCGGGAACTACGACAGCTCCAGCGGCGATTGCAAGCGCACCAGCCGGGCCTACCCAGCCCTCTGGGCCGCCGCGCACACGCCCCAGTCCTTCGCCTTCACCGCCTGCTCGGGCGCCCGGACGGACGACGTCCTCGCGAACCAGCTCGCGCCGCTCAACACCGGGACCGACCTCGTCAGCCTCACCGTCGGGGGCAACGACGCCGGATTCTCCGACGTCATGACGACCTGTGTGCTCCAGTCCGACTCCAGCTGCATCAACCGGGTCAACCAGGCCAAGGCCTACGTCGACTCCACCCTCCCCGGCAAACTCGACTCCGTGTACAACGCGGTGGGATCGCGCGCGCCGAACGCGCACGTGGTGATCATCGGCTACCCCCGCTTCTACAAGCTCGGCGGCAGCTGCATCGCCGGGCTGTCCGAGGCCAAGCGGTCCGCGATCGACGGCGCGGCCGACTACCTGAACGCCGCGCTCGCCAAGCGCGCCGCCAACCACGGCTTCACCTTCGCCTCGGTCACCAGCGCCTTCACCGGGCACGAGATCTGCTCCGGCAACGAGTGGCTGCACAGCCTCAACTGGGCCAACATCGGCGAGTCGTACCACCCGACCGCGACCGGACAGTCCAGCGGCTACCTGCCGGTCTTCACCAACGCGGCCTGA
- a CDS encoding lytic polysaccharide monooxygenase, whose product MPARRHPATSRTAVRAAVRAAVRASILGIAPLAVAAYAVGPAAAHGSMTDPVSRVAACYAEGPESPESAACKAAVAASGAQAFYDWNAVNIANAAGQSKALIPDGQLCSAGNSKYKGLDLPRADWPASPMTAGAHTFRYKGTAPHKGSFELYVTKDSYDPSKPLKWSDLEASPFLKVSDPGMQNGDYVFSGTVPKKTGRHLIYSVWQRSDSPEAFYTCSDVVFGKDSGGAGTKPADPAASEPATGPTAGPATGQATGPKAPTDQQIADGAGQSTVEHSGHGDNDPKTNGSSPAPVAAKSPAQSPAQSPAPSPADGNLAQTGGDSTTPMIAIAGAATLAMGAAVLFAVARRRATTGRHGR is encoded by the coding sequence ATGCCCGCACGCCGCCACCCCGCCACCTCGCGCACCGCCGTCCGTGCCGCCGTCCGTGCCGCCGTCCGTGCCTCCATCCTGGGGATCGCCCCGCTCGCGGTGGCCGCGTACGCCGTCGGGCCGGCCGCCGCGCACGGCTCGATGACGGACCCGGTCAGCCGGGTGGCCGCGTGCTACGCGGAGGGACCAGAGTCACCCGAGTCGGCGGCCTGCAAGGCGGCCGTCGCGGCGAGCGGCGCGCAGGCCTTCTACGACTGGAACGCGGTGAACATCGCCAACGCGGCGGGCCAGAGCAAGGCGCTGATCCCGGACGGGCAGCTGTGCTCGGCGGGCAACAGCAAGTACAAGGGGCTGGACCTGCCCCGCGCGGACTGGCCGGCCAGCCCGATGACGGCCGGTGCGCACACCTTCCGCTACAAGGGCACCGCCCCGCACAAGGGTTCCTTCGAGCTGTACGTCACGAAGGACTCGTACGACCCGTCGAAGCCGCTGAAGTGGTCCGACCTGGAGGCCTCGCCGTTCCTGAAGGTCAGCGACCCGGGCATGCAGAACGGTGACTACGTGTTCTCCGGCACCGTCCCGAAGAAGACCGGCCGCCACCTCATCTACAGCGTGTGGCAGCGCTCGGACAGCCCCGAGGCCTTCTACACCTGCTCCGACGTGGTGTTCGGCAAGGACAGCGGCGGGGCCGGCACCAAGCCGGCGGACCCGGCCGCCTCCGAGCCGGCCACCGGCCCGACCGCGGGCCCGGCCACCGGGCAGGCGACCGGGCCCAAGGCGCCCACGGACCAGCAGATCGCGGACGGCGCGGGCCAGTCCACGGTCGAGCACAGCGGCCACGGGGACAACGACCCCAAGACCAACGGCTCTTCGCCCGCGCCGGTCGCGGCGAAGTCACCCGCCCAGTCCCCCGCGCAGTCCCCGGCCCCGTCCCCGGCGGACGGCAACCTCGCCCAGACCGGCGGCGACAGCACCACCCCGATGATCGCGATCGCCGGGGCGGCCACCCTCGCCATGGGCGCGGCCGTGCTCTTCGCGGTGGCCCGTCGCCGGGCCACCACCGGTCGTCACGGCCGCTGA
- a CDS encoding type ISP restriction/modification enzyme, protein MPWSVGGLRLGRDWVVAPEPGSLRARWAALTGAEGAERERLFRPSRSRGPAAGAAALPGQRSATGRFGREPGACPDPVRVLVEPFDEQWLLPDQRLIDLARPELWRVLDEHQLFLVEPPGLGAPLVTAHLPAGRLGRIRPLHRRPGGAEPNLAPGLPALLGEHFRGWVTPEDVLCWILAAARPGPRGYEVPLPAGPERWRAGLELGQRLLTVQLRGARGGEAPRLPGGRRPYVRSAVTGWPPALSWDEEGESLLLGAGCIAPVPAEAWTYEVNGVRVLERWFAARRAHREPGAQGLAALGPAEWPQAWTSELLALVTTVSLLAGLAPARAAFEPGPALPAERLRAAGVLPPPRWSRRPASVLSHQEEGPDGQFALPF, encoded by the coding sequence ATGCCGTGGTCCGTGGGTGGGCTGCGGCTCGGGCGGGACTGGGTGGTCGCGCCCGAGCCCGGCTCGCTGCGGGCTCGTTGGGCGGCGCTGACCGGGGCCGAGGGGGCCGAGCGGGAGCGGCTGTTCCGGCCGAGCCGCTCGCGCGGGCCCGCCGCCGGTGCGGCCGCGCTGCCCGGCCAGCGGTCGGCCACCGGCCGGTTCGGGCGGGAGCCCGGCGCCTGCCCCGACCCCGTCCGGGTGCTGGTCGAGCCCTTCGACGAGCAGTGGCTGCTGCCCGACCAGCGGCTGATCGATCTGGCCCGCCCGGAGCTGTGGCGGGTGCTGGACGAGCATCAGCTGTTCCTCGTGGAACCACCGGGGCTCGGGGCCCCGCTGGTCACCGCGCACCTGCCGGCGGGGCGGCTCGGCCGGATCCGGCCGCTGCACCGCCGCCCCGGTGGCGCCGAGCCTAATCTGGCGCCGGGGCTGCCGGCACTGCTGGGCGAGCACTTCCGCGGCTGGGTGACCCCGGAGGACGTCCTGTGCTGGATCCTCGCGGCGGCCCGCCCCGGCCCGCGGGGGTACGAGGTCCCGCTCCCGGCCGGTCCGGAACGCTGGCGGGCCGGGCTGGAGCTCGGGCAGCGGCTGCTGACCGTCCAGCTGCGCGGGGCCCGCGGCGGGGAGGCGCCCCGGCTGCCGGGCGGGCGCCGCCCGTACGTCCGCTCCGCGGTCACGGGGTGGCCGCCCGCGCTGTCCTGGGACGAGGAGGGCGAGAGCCTGCTGCTGGGAGCCGGGTGCATCGCGCCGGTCCCGGCGGAGGCATGGACGTACGAGGTGAACGGCGTGCGCGTGCTGGAGCGGTGGTTCGCCGCCCGCCGCGCGCACCGGGAGCCCGGCGCACAGGGTCTGGCCGCACTGGGCCCCGCCGAGTGGCCGCAGGCCTGGACCTCGGAGCTGCTGGCCCTGGTCACCACCGTGAGCCTGCTGGCCGGTCTGGCCCCGGCCCGGGCCGCGTTCGAGCCGGGGCCCGCGCTCCCGGCGGAGCGGCTGCGCGCGGCCGGGGTGCTCCCGCCGCCCCGCTGGTCCCGCCGCCCGGCCTCGGTCCTGAGCCACCAGGAGGAGGGCCCGGACGGGCAGTTCGCGCTGCCGTTCTGA
- a CDS encoding histone deacetylase, with protein MTVHTAVPLAAEDPVVPERVWYASYGSNMHMDRLTAYIAGGTPPGAARTYPGCRDHRAPERSIAVELEGCLHFATESPVWTGGRGFYDPTAPGRMRGRAHLVTVSQMSDIAAQEMYREPGTDLDLTTVLRLGRDELGPGRYETLICPGTIEGIPLLTFTAPWTLQDVEPLMPSAAYLRYLAGGLLESGPWEEPDIADYLASRPGAAGNWTPVQVLELLRGGTGEPRS; from the coding sequence ATGACCGTCCACACCGCGGTTCCTCTCGCCGCCGAAGATCCCGTCGTCCCCGAGCGTGTCTGGTACGCGTCCTACGGCTCCAACATGCACATGGACCGGCTGACCGCCTACATCGCGGGCGGGACGCCTCCGGGGGCCGCGCGCACGTATCCCGGCTGCCGGGACCACCGCGCGCCGGAACGGTCGATCGCCGTCGAGCTGGAGGGATGCCTGCACTTCGCGACCGAGTCCCCCGTGTGGACGGGGGGCAGGGGCTTCTACGACCCGACGGCACCCGGCCGTATGCGAGGTCGCGCTCACCTCGTGACGGTGAGCCAGATGTCGGACATCGCCGCGCAGGAAATGTACAGGGAGCCGGGGACGGACCTGGACCTGACCACCGTCCTGCGCCTGGGGCGCGACGAGTTGGGGCCGGGGCGCTACGAGACGCTGATCTGCCCCGGGACGATCGAGGGCATCCCGTTGCTGACGTTCACCGCGCCGTGGACCCTTCAGGACGTCGAACCCCTCATGCCGTCCGCCGCGTACCTTCGGTACCTCGCCGGTGGCCTGCTGGAGTCCGGACCGTGGGAAGAGCCGGACATCGCCGACTACCTCGCCTCTCGCCCCGGCGCGGCCGGGAACTGGACTCCGGTGCAGGTGCTGGAGCTACTGAGGGGCGGTACCGGGGAGCCCCGTTCCTGA
- a CDS encoding serine/threonine-protein kinase — protein MSGEPSGDERVVAGRYRLLGPLGRGGMGIVWRARDEVLGREVAVKEVRAPAGLDGADVQRMYARLEREAWASARVTHRGVVTVYDVVTDGGRPWIVMELVRGLSLAEVLEADGPLPPQRAAHIGEQVLSALRSAHEAGVLHRDVKPGNVLVANDGRVLLSDFGIARLEGSSAITMTGEVIGSPEYLAPEAALGTAPGPASDLWSLGVMLYAAVEGHTPFRRDSPVDTLQAVVDQELPPPRRAGALEPVLEGLLRKDPALRLTAPEAARMLRVVGAGGTVRAEGGPVSGPDSPTSTAHHGHGQGQGQGQGQGQGRGPGAGVYGPPTPPPPAPYGDAYGDEPGYGPAPRPGYGPAAESPRTGRAGLVLTVGIVVLLLALGVLGWLLLKDRTGGPAGGSGPTGAGPAASPSASPATSAPRPSATPSPSPSPSGSATAAQNVTVSVRAVRDRYAGSCPPPEASAPAFTASLEVVRTPAVVEYRWTTRSGVSSAPDWQAVSYEAGGPAVRELSFTELSHRPGATLDDAVRLEVRRPVTTASDWVNFSVRCEKETPTGGASSPGTSGTPGPSSSPGPTP, from the coding sequence GTGAGCGGAGAGCCGAGCGGCGACGAACGCGTGGTCGCGGGACGGTACCGGCTGCTGGGCCCACTGGGCCGGGGCGGCATGGGCATCGTCTGGCGGGCCCGGGACGAGGTCCTGGGCCGCGAGGTCGCCGTGAAGGAGGTCCGGGCCCCGGCCGGTCTGGACGGGGCCGACGTGCAGCGGATGTACGCGCGCCTGGAACGCGAGGCGTGGGCCTCGGCCCGGGTCACGCACCGCGGGGTGGTCACCGTCTACGACGTGGTCACCGACGGCGGGCGGCCGTGGATCGTGATGGAGCTGGTGCGCGGGCTCTCGCTCGCGGAGGTGCTGGAGGCCGACGGACCGCTGCCCCCGCAGCGGGCCGCGCACATCGGCGAGCAGGTGCTGTCGGCGCTGCGCTCCGCGCACGAGGCGGGGGTGCTGCACCGCGATGTGAAGCCCGGCAACGTCCTGGTCGCCAACGACGGCCGGGTGCTGCTCAGCGATTTCGGGATCGCCCGGCTGGAGGGCTCTTCGGCCATCACGATGACCGGGGAGGTGATCGGCTCCCCCGAGTACCTGGCGCCGGAGGCCGCGCTGGGCACCGCGCCCGGACCCGCCTCGGACCTGTGGTCGCTGGGCGTGATGCTCTACGCGGCGGTCGAGGGGCACACCCCGTTCCGCCGGGACAGCCCGGTCGACACCCTGCAGGCCGTGGTGGACCAGGAGCTGCCGCCACCGCGCCGCGCGGGGGCGCTGGAGCCCGTACTGGAGGGTCTGCTGCGCAAGGACCCGGCCCTGCGGCTGACCGCGCCGGAAGCGGCGCGGATGCTGCGGGTCGTGGGCGCGGGCGGCACCGTACGGGCGGAGGGCGGGCCGGTGTCGGGCCCCGACTCGCCGACCTCGACCGCGCACCACGGGCACGGGCAGGGGCAAGGCCAGGGGCAGGGTCAGGGACAGGGCCGAGGACCCGGCGCCGGTGTGTACGGACCGCCCACTCCCCCACCGCCCGCCCCGTACGGGGACGCGTACGGAGACGAACCCGGGTACGGGCCCGCGCCGCGCCCCGGTTACGGTCCCGCCGCCGAATCGCCCCGCACCGGCCGGGCCGGTCTGGTCCTCACCGTCGGGATCGTGGTCCTGCTGCTGGCCCTGGGCGTGCTGGGCTGGCTGCTGCTCAAGGACCGCACCGGCGGCCCCGCGGGCGGCAGCGGCCCGACGGGCGCCGGCCCGGCCGCTTCGCCGAGCGCCTCCCCCGCCACCTCCGCCCCGCGGCCCTCGGCCACCCCGTCGCCCAGCCCTTCACCGAGCGGCTCGGCGACGGCCGCCCAGAACGTCACGGTGTCCGTGCGTGCGGTGCGCGACCGCTACGCGGGCTCTTGTCCGCCGCCCGAGGCGTCCGCGCCCGCCTTCACGGCTTCGCTGGAGGTGGTACGTACGCCCGCGGTGGTGGAGTACCGCTGGACCACGCGCAGCGGGGTGAGCTCCGCGCCGGACTGGCAGGCCGTCAGCTACGAGGCGGGCGGGCCGGCCGTCCGGGAGCTGTCCTTCACCGAACTGAGCCACCGTCCGGGCGCGACGCTCGACGACGCGGTCCGGCTGGAGGTGCGCAGACCGGTGACGACCGCTTCCGATTGGGTGAACTTCTCCGTCAGGTGCGAGAAGGAGACCCCGACGGGCGGGGCCTCCTCCCCTGGTACATCCGGTACGCCGGGCCCGTCGTCCAGCCCGGGCCCGACGCCCTGA
- a CDS encoding GntR family transcriptional regulator produces MTSTNLKLALDGSAGAAAPYEQLRAQIAGQARSGRLPAGFRLPTVRGLAEELGLAANTVAKAYRALEADGVIETRGRNGTFIAAGGDAADREASAAAQTYAERAHRLGLTREAAEAAAVAALRARYSA; encoded by the coding sequence GTGACCTCGACGAACCTGAAGCTCGCCCTTGACGGCTCGGCCGGTGCGGCCGCCCCCTACGAACAGCTGCGCGCGCAGATCGCCGGGCAGGCGCGCTCGGGACGGCTCCCGGCCGGTTTCAGACTGCCGACGGTGCGCGGGCTGGCGGAGGAGCTGGGCCTGGCCGCGAACACGGTCGCCAAGGCCTACCGGGCCCTGGAGGCGGACGGGGTGATCGAGACGCGCGGCCGCAACGGCACCTTCATCGCCGCCGGGGGCGACGCGGCGGACCGCGAGGCCTCGGCCGCCGCCCAGACCTACGCCGAGCGCGCCCACCGGCTGGGCCTGACCCGCGAGGCGGCCGAAGCCGCCGCCGTGGCCGCCCTGCGGGCCCGCTACAGCGCCTGA
- a CDS encoding DNA polymerase Y family protein, producing the protein MTPAAGAAGGASVLCLRFHRADGAPLSADTHAGLLALLGALTPVVQPLPPDGALADVRGALRYFGRDAADLAAVIRVRALALYGAECAIGAAGNPMLATMAARAAGPGRTLLVPDEPAAVREFLAARPVVALAGVGRGAARVLCSYGLDTVGRVAAAPPATLRRILGPRAGREVHERAHGIDRTPVLPGAAARSLAAERPFGRDELDPVRHRRALLSLAEELGARLRAGDQVCRALSLTVRCADRTTLTRTRVLPEPTAHSAALTATAYAVHAALGLQRARVRALSLRAEELTPADRAARQLTFDPEDEKARRLEAVTDRIRARFGPGAIARGSLAA; encoded by the coding sequence ATGACCCCGGCGGCGGGCGCCGCGGGCGGGGCGTCCGTGCTGTGCCTGCGCTTCCACCGCGCCGACGGCGCCCCGCTGAGCGCGGACACCCACGCCGGTCTGCTCGCCCTGCTCGGCGCCCTCACCCCGGTGGTCCAGCCGCTGCCGCCCGACGGGGCGCTCGCCGATGTCCGGGGCGCGCTGCGCTACTTCGGGCGGGACGCGGCGGACCTGGCCGCGGTGATCCGGGTGCGCGCCCTCGCCCTGTACGGCGCCGAGTGCGCCATCGGCGCCGCCGGGAACCCGATGCTGGCCACGATGGCGGCCCGCGCGGCCGGGCCCGGGCGCACCCTGCTGGTCCCGGACGAGCCCGCCGCCGTACGGGAGTTCCTGGCCGCCCGGCCCGTCGTGGCCCTGGCCGGGGTGGGCCGGGGGGCCGCCCGGGTGCTCTGCTCCTACGGCCTCGACACCGTCGGCCGGGTCGCCGCCGCCCCGCCCGCGACCCTGCGGCGGATCCTGGGGCCCCGGGCCGGGCGCGAGGTGCACGAGCGGGCCCACGGCATCGACCGCACCCCGGTGCTGCCCGGCGCGGCCGCGCGGTCACTGGCCGCCGAGCGCCCCTTCGGCCGGGACGAGCTGGACCCCGTACGCCACCGCAGGGCCCTGCTCTCCCTCGCCGAGGAACTCGGCGCCCGGCTGCGCGCCGGGGACCAGGTCTGCCGCGCCCTCTCCCTCACCGTGCGCTGCGCCGACCGGACGACCCTGACCCGGACCCGGGTGCTGCCCGAACCCACCGCCCACTCGGCCGCCTTGACCGCCACGGCCTACGCCGTCCACGCGGCCCTGGGCCTCCAGCGGGCCCGGGTCCGCGCGCTCTCCCTGCGCGCCGAGGAGCTGACCCCGGCCGACCGGGCCGCCCGCCAGCTGACCTTCGACCCCGAGGACGAGAAGGCCCGGCGGCTGGAGGCGGTCACGGACCGGATCCGGGCCCGGTTCGGCCCGGGCGCCATCGCCCGGGGCAGCCTGGCGGCGTGA